Genomic DNA from Hordeum vulgare subsp. vulgare chromosome 2H, MorexV3_pseudomolecules_assembly, whole genome shotgun sequence:
cgctcgctcgctcgctctgtCCCTCGCTTTGGTCTCGCATAAAGGGCATGTATAGATTCGAAAGCAATCTTACATACATGCGGCCGGGGGCGCATGCCAGGGCTCCCTCCCATAGTCCCACTCCCATACACACATTACTTATCAGCATGCAGAATGCGTCCTCCCATATCGTATCGGGACGTGAAATGCAGCATCCCAAAGCTTCAAACGCGTCTACGCTGGCCCAGAAACAATGCAGGGTAAAAAAAAAACCTGTAGTAAAAAAAACAGCAATGCAAGGTAAATTTGCTTTTTTTTTTAGACAAAGGTAAATTTGTGTGCGTAGGCGCGGGAGCAATTGGTTCGCGCGCACGGCAGAGCCGTGCAAGTCAAAGTTCCCGCGGAGGCCCACCCGCTTCGCGTCTCGCTGCCGGCCCGGCCCCACGGGACACCCAGCGCGCGTGCCCCACGTGTCAGACATCCCCCCGCCGTCCACCCTCCCCTGCCTCGGGCCGGATCGCGGCCGTCCAGTAGCCAGCCAACGGTGCCGATGCCTTCTCCCCCACCGCCGGGCCCGGGCGGATCCATCCACCAGCCGCGCAGCGGAAAAAAAAAATCTCCTCTCCCCCCTCCTCGGCTGCCGTGCGCTCTCGGGGACGGGGACGGGGACGGGGACCGGATCCAACTGGCAGCGCCCACCACCGATTCCGGCACCGGCGGCCATGGCCTCCGCGCTCATCGCCGGTCGCCGAGGCCAGAGCCACCACTGGCGGGACAATCGCGGCCCGCTCGCCCCCGCCCCGACCCCTAACCCCGGCCCCCGCGCCCTCCCGCCCGCCGACGGCTCGAGGACGCACCACCCGCCGGCCTCGCCGGGGGTCGGCTACGTGACGTTCCGGCCGTCGGGGCTGACGCACCGCGAGGCCAGCGCACTCCGGGACCGCCTCGCGGGCGAGCTCGGCCAGGTCCGCGCCCTCCTCTCCCGCATCGACGCGTGGCAGCAGGAGCTGGAGCTCGAGCAGCAGCGGCAGCCGCGGCGGGGCCCGCCGACGGAGGACGGCCTCCCCGCGCCTCCGCCGAAGCTGCGGGCGGCGATGCGGAAGCGGTGCGCGCAGATCCTGGCCAAGCTGCGCAAGGACAAGCGGAGCATCTGGTTCAACGCGCCCGTCGAGGTCGAGACCCTGGGCCTCCACGACTACCACGCCGTCATCAAGAGCCCCATGGACCTCGGCACCGTCAAGGCCAACCTCGCCGCCAGGAACTACCCCTCGCACGACGCCTTCGCCGCCGACGTCCGCCTCACCTTCGCCAACGCGCTGCGGTACAACCCGGTCGGGCACACCGTCCACACCTTCGCCGGCGACCTCCTCGCCTCGTTCGAGAAGACGTACGCTGCGGCCGTCTCTTGGTTCGAGGAGGAATGCAGGCGCCTCCCACCACCGGTGCCGGTGCCGGTGCTGGTGCCAGTGTCAGTGTCAGCGGAactgccacctccggtggtcccactCCCAGCACAGGTCAAGCCGAGGGCGGTGAGGATGCGCAAACCCAAAGCGAGGGAGCTGAACAAGAGGCAGATGAGCTTGGAGGAGAAGAACATGCTCAGGGCGGGGCTGGAGAACTTGCCTGAAGAGAAGATGCATAATGTGCTGCAGATTGTGCGCAAGAGGAATGTCAATAACCCAGAGCTGCTTGGGGATGAGATTGAGCTGGATATTGACGAAATGGACATCGAGACGCAGTGGGAGCTTGATCGATTCGTCAGCaacttcaacaaagcgctcaaaaagaGCCAACGAGCTGCAATGATAAATGGGGACATTGCTGATGTCAACAATGCTGATGGAGCTGAAGCTGTGAATGGTGCTGTGCCTATTTTGGTTGACATTGTTGATGTGGTAATGGCCGTAGAGAGAACAGCATTCTAGTTTGCAGTTAGTGGATATGCAAACTGGACTCTCAcatgtgttgtttgttttgttatttacAGGAGAGTGAGAATCCTGAGAACACTGTAGTGCCTGAGCAGGTGGATGAGTATATAGATATTGATGATGAGATGCCAACCGCAACTTACCAATCATTGGAGATCCAGAAGGACGCTGAGGCCACAAGTGTCTCTGGTGGTTCGGGAAGTGGTTCTTCATCATCTAGTGGTACTGTCGAACCTActgtttattattttccttttttgagAAACATCGTTTATTCTCATGAATGAAACTTACCATTCGATTTTCTTTACAGGTTCAGGGTCAGGGAGCTCAGGGGACAGCACCTCAGAAGCTGGCGATGCTCGTTCTCTTGTTTAGAGGAGGTTGTGCTAACAGTAGGATTTGAGTAGGTGGAGGATGTGAGTACTTATTTCTGGGATGTTCATGTCTGCTTGGATTTAGTTAACTTAGTTCCTAGTGGATGGCTGGCTTTGTGGGTAATCTGATAGCTCAGCTCGACTATGTCTATAGAAGTGAAAAGTGGAGGGTACCGagtcatgttgtagttcatctggTCTTCTATCTGAAGGTAGCTTTTGTATTGATGTGTTTTCTCT
This window encodes:
- the LOC123427792 gene encoding transcription factor GTE2-like, which encodes MASALIAGRRGQSHHWRDNRGPLAPAPTPNPGPRALPPADGSRTHHPPASPGVGYVTFRPSGLTHREASALRDRLAGELGQVRALLSRIDAWQQELELEQQRQPRRGPPTEDGLPAPPPKLRAAMRKRCAQILAKLRKDKRSIWFNAPVEVETLGLHDYHAVIKSPMDLGTVKANLAARNYPSHDAFAADVRLTFANALRYNPVGHTVHTFAGDLLASFEKTYAAAVSWFEEECRRLPPPVPVPVLVPVSVSAELPPPVVPLPAQVKPRAVRMRKPKARELNKRQMSLEEKNMLRAGLENLPEEKMHNVLQIVRKRNVNNPELLGDEIELDIDEMDIETQWELDRFVSNFNKALKKSQRAAMINGDIADVNNADGAEAVNGAVPILVDIVDVESENPENTVVPEQVDEYIDIDDEMPTATYQSLEIQKDAEATSVSGGSGSGSSSSSGSGSGSSGDSTSEAGDARSLV